In Vigna unguiculata cultivar IT97K-499-35 chromosome 3, ASM411807v1, whole genome shotgun sequence, a single genomic region encodes these proteins:
- the LOC114176230 gene encoding 60S ribosome subunit biogenesis protein NIP7 homolog, whose translation MRPLDEKETSVVFEKLFKFVGNNLKNIVENPSHEGPDANPGRYCFRLHKNKIYYASESLVKRATNVARPNLVSLGTCIGKYTHGGSFHLTVQALNLLAANAKHKVWLKPQSEMSFLYGNHVLKGALGRITDNIAAGDGVVVFSMADVPLGFGVAAKSTQDCRKLDPNGIVVLHQGDVGEYLRMEDEL comes from the coding sequence atgAGACCTTTGGATGAGAAGGAGACGAGCGTAGTGTTCGAGAAACTCTTCAAATTCGTCGGAAACAACCTCAAGAACATCGTCGAGAACCCCTCTCACGAGGGCCCCGACGCCAACCCTGGCCGCTACTGCTTCCGCCTCCACAAGAACAAGATCTACTATGCCAGCGAATCCCTCGTCAAGCGCGCCACCAACGTCGCTCGTCCCAACCTTGTCTCGCTCGGCACCTGCATCGGCAAGTACACACACGGCGGCAGCTTCCACCTCACCGTCCAGGCCCTAAACTTGCTCGCTGCCAACGCCAAGCACAAGGTATGGCTGAAACCGCAGTCTGAGATGTCTTTCTTGTATGGAAACCACGTTTTGAAGGGCGCGTTGGGCAGAATCACGGACAACATCGCCGCCGGCGACGGAGTTGTCGTGTTTTCCATGGCGGATGTGCCGTTGGGTTTCGGTGTCGCGGCCAAGTCTACGCAGGATTGCAGGAAGTTGGATCCCAATGGCATCGTTGTTCTGCACCAGGGCGATGTGGGAGAGTACTTGAGGATGGAGGATGAGCTTTGA